In Lactuca sativa cultivar Salinas chromosome 5, Lsat_Salinas_v11, whole genome shotgun sequence, the DNA window AATAAGTTAAAAAGTGTTTGGCTTAAAATCTCCTTTTTGAAGCTATTgtgtttaaaaagttaaaataggAGTTACAAAAAAACAAGTTTTACTTTCTTTTTGAAATCTCCTTTTTGAAGCTAATAGAAAagctattttaaaaatgtttttgactttgttaaacatttttttttagcttattggtttttcaaaaaaccagtaagttattttgaaaagcaATCCGTAAACATGTTCCAAGAGCCTATTTGTCCGAATTTcaaatttttgtaattttcttgGTCAGAGAATTTGTAAAAGTTATTCTTATACGAATGAAAGAGTTgatattgattttagggctaaaagtaagaaatagcaacatacttttatttaTGTGTATTATAGCATTATTCTTCAATTTCTCTCTTAGAAcattgtactttcagttttttttattaaaagcaatgtaatttcgattttttttatcAAGTTTCCAAATTTGTGTAATTATACCAATGGAAATTGTATTGTATTTACATGATATTGCTATAAGTTGAAAGATTTACAAAAATATAAGAGAAAACTCAAGTAtaaaaatccttatacttgcaattgtatttattttgaccCTTACCCGGTCAATAGGTCATTCCACTTTCAAAATTTACACTTGTCTTACATTTTAAATtctattacaaatttggtcaaaagtttacatttttggccaaggtttcaaaattttgttatgaattcatatttagttttttaacaatattttttcaaatttttgttTCGAATATAAAAACCGTGTTTGCATacaaatacatttattataaaataggtgtttataaaaaatgtatataaatatgtttttgcaaaaaaatgtatacaaatacttatatatatatatatatatatatatatatatatatatatatatatatatatatatatatatatatatatatatatatataaacacctatttgtatatattttttttataaaaacgttttTGTATACAAATGCCTTTATTATAAAATAGATGttagtatatatttttttataaaatacatgtatatatatatatatatatatatatatatatatatatatatatatatatatataacagatttctatatatatttatgtatttatatacacatcatatttttatctacttaataaatacttattttataaagttatttacaATATATCCAACCGGTCTAAATCAGTTGGCAACTAGGGTTGCTTGGGTGGTTTTCCTTTGTGAGGTCTCAGGTTCAAGACTTTTCGGAGGCTTTTTTTTATAGGTGAAGTAGGGAAAGGGGTAATGGGGTAACTGCCCAGGGTGAAGGTTCAGGATGTCATCACGATTTGAACCACTAACATAATCTAACTCTGTCgttcaaaaaaaaagttatttacgATATATATTGGTATAataaagtattttacataaatgtATTTCACGCATTTTCATATaactatgtttttataaatagatatttaaaattaaaaaatatatatatatttttataaatagataCTTCGCATACAAAAATGTTTTTTAAGGTTTTATGTAGAAAAAGTTAGGTTTTTAATgtgaaaaaatgttttttttgtataaacatgattttataaagaaaaaaaaaacattggaaacacaatttttaagaaaaaagatgttaaaaaaaaactaaacttgAGGTAAATTgataacaaaattttaaaatctaggctaaaagtgtaaattttaaacctatttgtaataaaattttaaatcTAGACCAagtatataaattttaaaaatagaaTGTCCTAGTGACCAAAtaaaattgttaaaataaatacacTTACCCGCCCGTTTTCAGgactttaattgaataaaaaatacaACATATAAAGAGTTTTCAGGACTTCAATTGAATAAAAAATACAACATATAAAGAGTGAATTATATAAAGAGTGAATCGATTATGGGaccaaaatataataatattgtaATAACAAAAAGTAATaaagaaagtacattgctatttttcaCATTTAACCCTTCATTTAAGATTTGTTTAGAGCAAGGAGATAACTATTAGATTGTTTGATTCTCACATACTAATTTGCAGTTGAAATCATTCATgttaacacataataatatgaTTATGGAGGCTTTTACCAACACATCTTAAGATTCTACAAGTTCAATCTTTACACGACAATAAGGCTAATATGGGATTTggtgaaaaaagaaaaatatagctTTGCATTACCTATTAATTATATTGAACCCCGGATATTCTTTTAAATTATCTTCTTCTCCCTATCAAAAGAAACAAGTAACCAAAAGAAATAAGACATGATTAATTCTCTTTTTCTTCTATGGGACAAAGGTAATAGTAGTAGTAATAGCATGATACAAAGTAGATTTTTCCCCAAATGCCTATCCAAATCAATCCATCTACTCTTCTTTTCTTACACAATGCTTTCTCTTTCACCCTTTACTTCTATCTTCAACTCAAGCCTTCACCTTTTTAACTTTTTTCCACCAACCTGCACCCCATTTCATACAAAACTTAATCTAATAAGACATAAgcctttaaaaaaatatttaattaatcaattaattgaGAAATTTTACTAATTAACGCCTAGTTCGAGGCTTGCAACGAAATTCAGCCAAAAGTGCAATGTGATCAGAAGACCATTCTGGAGAAGGAAGTGCTGTATCTTTCCTTAAGCTATCTTCATCCAAAAGCTCCAACAATGATTCCACAGTCAAACTATCAGCTGTTGAAAACCAATTCATAATGTAAATTTACAAttataaatactaaaacccttttaaagaaattatatatatatatataaatacacaatTACACATACCCGAGTAAAATATGTAGTCAAGGGTACCAATGAAGTCTCTTGTGCAATTTGTAAACAATGGTTCATTTGTTGCAGGATCCACTCGCCTCTTTTGTTGCTCATAACCAATTCCACCTCCAATTCTTGCAAATGATGAGTATGCACTaacctttttttttatataaaaaacaaaaacttcAAAACATGACTTTATAAAAAAACTTTGATtaatatatatgtgttatgtaatACCAATGGCAAAGTGTGAGTCAATTTGGTAGCTGGTCTTAAAATTCCAAGAGGGTCAACTGCTAAATCGGGATGCATTGGGTCAACTTTTCCAATTGCTAAAAGCGCATGAGGAGCACTGTAAATTTcaagaataattttttttttaaaaaatagagATTTTTATATAATCTTTGATGATGAAATAAATACAGAAGACATAAGACCACACACACACCTTCCAGGAACCGAATTAAAATCCCCACAGACTAACATTGGTATATCTGCACTTGCAGCTATCTTTTCCAAACCTTTTAACAATGTATGAACCTGAAATATTATCACACAAATTTATATAAATACTGATAATAGTAATAAAAAAACGAGTCTTTTTCTAGTTAAGAGAATATATTAACCTGCCATAGTTTGACATCCTTCAGATCTTGTTGAACATTCACATGGGTATTTGCCTAAAAagaaaattccaaaaattaatacagattttttttttcaagattcTGTATATTAAATACATGTAAGTAACTAAGTATCTATAATTCTATATCTTACCACACAAACAAGCTGTCTTTTTCCTGGATTATCAACTCCATGATTACTAAACTTTGCTTCAAGAACAACAATCAGTGCAACATTATCCTGTTACAATCATCACAACATTTTCATCAAAACCAACATatcaaaaattaacaaaaaaaaaaagaaatgaaaatgatCAAATCTTACTTTAACCAACCGATTTAATGCGGTTTTCTTCTGAGCACTAGGAACCAAAGCATCAGTTAAAGATTGTGCAGCTTTATTAAACTCAACCTACACACGCAACCTTAAAATCTTATATCTCGTGTTTTACAACAATACTAAAAGGGGAAATTAAATAAGAAACAACTTATTATACCTCGTATTTTTTCACATGTGAAAATCTATCTCTTCTGAAAAACGTAGCACATCCATCAATAGTCATAACACTTCCATTAAAAACTTCAGCTGTCTTCTTCTTATACAAAGCTTGATAGCCATGTTTGTCAAGCTCAGGTGCAAAAAACTCATCAAAATGATCGCTTTGAACCTAAAAAGGAAGCATTTTTATAACCTTTTTAGCAGGATTCTCCCCTAATTTGAAGAAAATTAAAAGTAAATTTATATATACCTCTTGAAGACAAACAATATCTGCTCGATATCCCACGATTTCACGCAACAAATTTTGTCTACGATAAGGCCAAGAAAGAGCCCATGAAGGACAATAACCATATAAATCACTTGTAGCATATGAATCAGACaaaatgttatatgaaagaaCAGTAAAAGTTCCTGTTGATGAAAGCCTCCCATCTAAATCCAAATGTCCTGCCACGTCAGCATTACTGACTGAAATCAACCGCCTGGGACTCGGTGATGGAGCAGGAATCACCCGTGATGTTAATATGGTGTTGGCATGTCCAACGGGTGACTTTGTTTCTGCATCTACTACAACACATTCAAACTTTAAAACATGGCCGATATCATCTGCTGTTGGTGTGTAGGTTTTAGCTCTTCCGACTTCAAACCAAGTTTCACCACCACTTCTTTGAGTCACAGCTGCAGGGTATAGAGGTGTTGAACCATTTGTGAGAGTGGGGAGAGATTGTGAAGtggataaactttgattattggtgttgttgttgttgttaaatCGTCCGAAgatctcttcttcttcatttccGTTTTCGTTTACAGCACTGGCGGCACGTTCATGGAGGACACGGTGGTGCTGCCATGCATCGGAGAAACATTTGGGAGAGCAATGGTAGCTTTTCGCGATTGGGATTTTGGCTTTAACGCATCCTAAACATTGTAAAGTTGCTTGCTCTGATGGATGTATGCTACAAATAGCAACTTTCTTGTCGCTTTGTATACGATACCTGCAAAGAGAAAGGGTTACTGGTTGTTGAAGATTCAATGCTGAAATATTTAGATCTTATCAGATAGTAAACACGAAATCAAACTGAAATGAAGCGACTACATCGAGAGAAAAATTGAAGAGGTTTAGATTCAGTTGAAAGTGTGAGAATTTGAGAATGGGGGAGGATTAGAAGTATTTGAATCGTTTACTAACCACTTGTATCTCAAGAAATGGCCCTCGATAGGTGAGGATTCCGGTACATCGTCGGTGAAGACAGTTTGGTCGGGACGGCGGAGAAGCACGTAGGGCGAAAGCTCGCAACCCACAATCGGAATATCGGACGGGAGGTGCACTCTCAGCACGCTCAGCATGCTTTTAATCGCAACAACAACTTGTGATGTCAAAataccctaaccctaattcaataGATAACGAAGATGAAAATACAACTCCGGGAGCGACAACGAATTCGAGCAAGAAAACTTGGCGGACACCAGGCGGATCCGCCATTACATGTCTTCGACACCAGCCAGCCTTGCCCAattttaaaaatatcaaaatcaaaaaccctttttataCCTTCATCGAAATTTCAAAACTATGAAGCAAACTTCCCACCAAAAGATCTTGAAAATCGGGGGCTTTGTTTGAAAGAAATGATAAAGCGTgaaattgaaaattaaaaatcGATCGATTGATCAGAAGATCAAGAAAAATTGGAAAAAGATGAGTTCAGGAATCCGGGTCTGATTGACTTGAGATGGAATTAAGAGAGAGAAACAAAAAGAGATCGGtctgatttgggtgttctttattTCTTAGGGTTTTACAAAcacaaagaagaagaagacgcaCTTTTCAATCGCGTCTTTCGTGTATTATTTCTTCGTATCGTACACTCTCTCTCGTCTAAAATTTCTTCGTATCGTATGTCGTGTTTATATATGAATTGCATTGAATTATCATATGCACAAAAAATGAATCTTGCAATCTCAAAGATTAAAGATTAAAACAAGGCAATCATATTTTATATTGATGAGCAGCTCTGCTCACTCTCACTCATTAATAAGttgatttttatattaaattatcaaatttattattatatatcttaaaaatatatcttctatataaaaatatttaatctaTGCATCATATGTCTTTTGAATTTTAACAAACACGTCAATGATGTTTGGCATAAAATTAACTTTTTTATATAAATCAAatcattaaaaagaaaaaaaaaaatagaaagctCTTGATCTTTAATGTGATTAAAGTTTTGACatgtaaaaaaaactttggtAATTAATTATTAACATTTTTTTCTATATAGATTTCTATCTTTGAATCCAACTTTTTTGTTCAAATAATATCAGTACCATCGAATATCGATCATTGCTCTTTGGTAGGTTACAACCATTTGACAAATTGTCTATGTGGCAATCTTTTTTGTTAATAGCTATTTTTAATGAtgttattaatatttatttttatcaaaaaggAAACCATAGAAAATGAGTGAGTGTTTCTAGTGGGTAAATtaataacataataactatatGGATACTAGACATCAACGTCATCTTCATCTTCACCCCACCACGGTATAGGAGGATGGTGTTTTCTCCCCCCACATCATGAAGAGGCTTCCAAGAAAAAAGAAATGCATAAGAAAGAAGAGAAAGAAGAAATTAGCTTGACGTGTAGGAGGTatggtttatttttatttaaactaTGCACCATACCAACTATAGTTTGTATAAATTTTTTGCTACCAATACCACCGTACCAGGTATACGTAGTATCAACTTGAAACAAAAATAATTGATAAGTAAAATAAAGAATGGGGttattaactaaaaataaactaaaataaacaataacataaaaAGGAAGTAAAAAAAACTTTAAGAAAAAAATCACAATTTGAGACTTTTAATTTCTAATCTCTTGTTCGATTCAACTATAATTAATCATGAATTGATGTTTTGACATACTCGAATGAGTAAAACCCTATGCAAAGCTTGACTCGACTGTGTAATTATTTGGAATTGACTGAATCTTTAAATTTTTCGACTTTTACATACGATCTTCATGAAATTTGGATTTCAACTTTCCAACAACATCTTGAAAATGTTCCAAGCTTCGAACCATCTTAAAACCATCCAAAAAACTTGCAAATCAAAAGGTTCCATAAATTTACATAAAATACCCAAAATTTGTAGAATGCATGAGATTAAAAGCATTAATGTTATGTGAATACATGGAATAAATGTTCTAAGAGATCCATTAAAATGAATCTAGCAAATCTCTCTAACACCTAACATTTTCTTGTCCTCGAGGAAGAATAAAGAGTTACAATAAATCTGGTAGAAATAGATATCTAAAATAATGTTAACAAAAACGTGAATGTAACGTAAATGAAACCACCAGGGACACATGCATGCAATATGGTAAAAAAAATCATgcacaaaattaaataaaaactagaaacagcttgaatcaaactaCAGACTTTTAACTAAAAACAAActtaaactaaaaaaatatatattgctAGCCCATACAAGAAGTATATATGATAAATAATTAGTATCAAATCAACCCTacaacgtgtgtgtgtgtgtatatatatatatatatatatatatatatatatatatatatatatatatatatatatattctggaaCCTTAAAATGACATGTGTCGGTTTTTAGAATGTTTCTTTGACACGTggtatttttctatgattttttttttgttgtaacAAATCAAATTCAATTCAAATTCTGAAAATACAAAATCTTATCCTAATaacattattatgtttattttgcttaacaaatcaattcataattacctACAATCGACAATATCTtggttttttacatttattgttttcttatttatataaatatttttaataaaccgaccatggtttccacgggttataacctagtgtatgtgtgtgtatgtgtgtgtatatatatatatatatatatagagagagagagagagaggaagattcTTATTAAATCTTATCTCGAGGAAGCTTCAACATAATCACAAATTGGCTTGACTTAATTTAGTTGAGTTGTATACCAAGGTTAGATACCCAAGGAGAGTCTAATTGTAAACAAGATGGATTGAGATATTTGATGAGGCATGGTTGAATAATGATGGCATAGTCCTTTCGTTTCCCTATAGAGTGGTTGCATCAACAAACAAGACCAATATTTGTATAAGTTTTTTTAAGTTGGGTCTAACATTGGAAGTTAtaaaatatacttttaaaaaatatTGTGATGAGGTGCATCGCAATCACTTTTCTAGTTTTAGATGACTAGTCCTACACATATCGTGATGAGGTGGACACATTCTATCTCTATTACGATATGTTTTGATGAATCATGTCCGAAATAAGGGAGTTTATTTATTTGATTCTAGAAGATAAACACGTGTTTAAGTTTACTAAGCGTCTAACTATATATATCATTAGCGGTGTCaacaaaaatctttttggggTTTTTaagatttttggatttttctttttttgaaaaaaatgcatAACTAAAAACAAAAAATCTTTTTGTGGATTTCTAATTTTCAAATGTGAAGTGAATGTCGAGTTCAACTAAACAAACATATCGTCTGATACCAAGTTCGCCTAAacatatcatctaatattcacatcTTATTCGTGTATGGTTCAAGAATATGCATTAATCAATATTGAGTTCACCTAAACATCTTATTTATTATATGATACAACTGAAAACACCCATCTTTTAAGGTTTTTtgcaaggttctaaaaagctcgtcATGGCTCCAAGACTTGTACTTGCCGTCAAGCTTTAACAAAACGTCGTCTTaagtcatatatgtatataaaataaataaaaatagaaaatacatataaaaatactaATTTTATACAAAAGTGTCGCCTTAAGTCACACCTTACAAACGACGTGGCTCGTCAATGCTCGTAAAAGTTCGACGTTTGACATTATCGTCAaagtcacgccttacgttatttagaaacATAGGTTTTTGGCATGTCACGTAAGAGTGTTAATGAAATTACACAAAGCAAAGCACACCATCAAACAACACTATATAATATAGTTTAGCATTTATACAATACGCTTTGTAGTTTGTATTTTTTGTTAAACTGTGAcatctataaaaaaaattatagggTGCTTAGAATAAGAATTATACATATTAAAGAGACAATATTGTAGTTTGAAAAGTATATATAAGATATAGTCACTTCCTTGTTATATTTGGGTGTGTAGAAAgagaactatatatatatatatatatatatatatatatatatatatatatatatatatatatatatataaataagaactttacctatatgcacatacaaccctatagcttggatctaggtttcactaattgaacatgcaacaaatccaagactttcatggctagatctaatgtaagcaaacaatcaaaacatatgaaaacagatctagaatgataccttgagttacttgcttgaaaaccttcttcttcttggagcttagagtcacaaatgtcactcctctaatggcttacaaacaccaactagcaagaagatgatttgagagagatgaggaagaggtaaatcggctctagggtttctccaatcacaatggtggccgatttcctcaaccctatggatctatttatactgtgagctcctagggtttcacccttaaaccctaattggataacttagcctcaaagcaatccaaatcccatcctagataagcccttggacgatttctaggtgatccatatccctaaaatcgtccaaccctatatccataaggattatcaactcaaaatacaactttcacacatttgacagtttatacccctttgttCAATtaaatctctttaagtcaccaaattaatttctaattaatttatgatttatattaatcaaataatattattattcctttaacatattattcttataatatattaataataatatctcttctctctaaatcaccctatcaagttgctatggtgaaggcaacccaaaaggaccatgcataaccgggtcaagtacttaccaaatatagttacagtcttagacactaatccaacagtctcccacttggataagtctagtaactataaacgcaaacacaatccgattagcaatcatagctctcaaagacgctgtcaactctgatcatatcagtaacctgtcctttagataagggatcgtacagtcctctgttttgatatcgtgcagacgatTTCATAAGACAttgtcatactcattgtccaacaactattttctcgatctcagatttatttgacatagaacttaaatgaacacatcaattcagtcatgaccgggcccgacacataagtcaaatcaaatcatcgaacgACCGTGATAT includes these proteins:
- the LOC111921003 gene encoding carbon catabolite repressor protein 4 homolog 1; this encodes MLSVLRVHLPSDIPIVGCELSPYVLLRRPDQTVFTDDVPESSPIEGHFLRYKWYRIQSDKKVAICSIHPSEQATLQCLGCVKAKIPIAKSYHCSPKCFSDAWQHHRVLHERAASAVNENGNEEEEIFGRFNNNNNTNNQSLSTSQSLPTLTNGSTPLYPAAVTQRSGGETWFEVGRAKTYTPTADDIGHVLKFECVVVDAETKSPVGHANTILTSRVIPAPSPSPRRLISVSNADVAGHLDLDGRLSSTGTFTVLSYNILSDSYATSDLYGYCPSWALSWPYRRQNLLREIVGYRADIVCLQEVQSDHFDEFFAPELDKHGYQALYKKKTAEVFNGSVMTIDGCATFFRRDRFSHVKKYEVEFNKAAQSLTDALVPSAQKKTALNRLVKDNVALIVVLEAKFSNHGVDNPGKRQLVCVANTHVNVQQDLKDVKLWQVHTLLKGLEKIAASADIPMLVCGDFNSVPGSAPHALLAIGKVDPMHPDLAVDPLGILRPATKLTHTLPLVSAYSSFARIGGGIGYEQQKRRVDPATNEPLFTNCTRDFIGTLDYIFYSADSLTVESLLELLDEDSLRKDTALPSPEWSSDHIALLAEFRCKPRTRR